The genomic DNA ATTGGGCGTCAGCGTATTTGAAAGAAAGGGCAAACGGGTTACCCTTAACAATGCCGGCAAAGCTTTACGGGAGAGGCTAAATGGAATAATGAGCACCCTTGACAACCTGCAAAACGAGCTGAGCGTGGCCGCCGGAGCCAAGCAGTCGACGATTATTTTTAACGTTCTCACAGCCTCGTCTCTTCTGCCGGACATTCTATTAAAATTTAAAAAAGAGTATCCTCTCATAAACTTCCATTTGATTCAAAAAAGCGTGGCGACAAAGTTCGATCTATGTATAACGTCGACGCTTCCCGATACATTATTAAATAACGGGATTCTGGTATTGGGAGAAGATATAAAGCTGGCGGTGCCGCTGACGTCTCATTTTTCTCTCTACGATTCGGTAGATTTGAGAGATCTCAGACAAGAAAATTTCATGCTGCTGAACAAGGGCTATACTTTGCGCACAATAACTTCTCATTTCTTTGACCTTTGTGGGTACAGCCCGAATATCGCGTTTGAAAGCGATAATCCGCATGTTATCAGAGATCTGGTCGAAGCAGGCCTCGGCATCTCGTTATGGCCGGAACTTTCGTGGGGTAAGATACGACATCACCGCGCAAAGTTACTGCATATAAAAAATCCAACATGCCGGCGTAATATATTCGTAACCTGGCCAGATAAGAAAAAAATAAGTCCCGAGGCACAAATTTTTCTTAACTTCATAAAATTTTATTTTCAGCGTCTGCACAGCGACTAAAAGCAGCATGTCTTATTTGTCCTGGCTGCCAGCTGCAATTACCGACTGGCAGGTATCTTATATGACGCGGGCGGCCCTCTCTGAACGAAAGGGCCGCCTGATAATTATTTTTTAAGCAAGAGCTATATTCTATCTGGGTTCGAGCAGTCCGTAGCCGCCCTCTTCCCTGCGGTATACGACGTTGATCGCGCCAGTCTCGTCGTTCTTGAAGAGGAAGAACGAATGGCCCAGCAGATCCATCTGCATCGTAGCCTCGATCGGCGTCATGACATCCACCGTGAATTTCTTTCTTTTTACGATTTCACGCACCGGCTCGTCTTTATCCATCGCCGGGGCCGGGATAAGCTCAGGGTCGATATCGAAGGAAATTTCCTGTACCTTCATGCGAACCTTGTCGGTGAGATAGCTCTTATGTTTTTTCACCTGGCGCTCGATATTCTTGAGAGCCTTGTCAAAGGCTTTGCGAAGGTCAGGGGCGTAATCCTCTCCGCGCATTACGACTCCGTTTACATTTGAGGTAATCTCAACCACATTCATTCCTCTTTTGTAGTTGAGCGCGACCTGAGTGTCCAGGATACGGTCAAAGAACTTTTCGATCTTGAAAAGCTTCTTCTCCATATAATCCTTAA from Cloacibacillus sp. includes the following:
- the raiA gene encoding ribosome-associated translation inhibitor RaiA, which encodes MEVRFVTRNVELPGDIKDYMEKKLFKIEKFFDRILDTQVALNYKRGMNVVEITSNVNGVVMRGEDYAPDLRKAFDKALKNIERQVKKHKSYLTDKVRMKVQEISFDIDPELIPAPAMDKDEPVREIVKRKKFTVDVMTPIEATMQMDLLGHSFFLFKNDETGAINVVYRREEGGYGLLEPR
- a CDS encoding LysR family transcriptional regulator; the encoded protein is MELFQLRYFLTVAKYENFSKAAEELLISQPSISKAIKMLETELGVSVFERKGKRVTLNNAGKALRERLNGIMSTLDNLQNELSVAAGAKQSTIIFNVLTASSLLPDILLKFKKEYPLINFHLIQKSVATKFDLCITSTLPDTLLNNGILVLGEDIKLAVPLTSHFSLYDSVDLRDLRQENFMLLNKGYTLRTITSHFFDLCGYSPNIAFESDNPHVIRDLVEAGLGISLWPELSWGKIRHHRAKLLHIKNPTCRRNIFVTWPDKKKISPEAQIFLNFIKFYFQRLHSD